The genomic region AATCTGGGAGAATAAAGCTAGGAGATTTGGGGGAGAGAAGATTGGCTTGGctaatggaaaggaaagattttgaaGAAGTGACAATATTTCAGGTAAGGCTGATGGTTCTGCAATACtcacagggaaaatatttatgttatgCCCTCGTAATATTTCTAACCAGGAACATTAAAACCTAGTGCTACCCTAATTACTATGCTTCACCATGGAAAGAATATACTGCTCTAATCCCCAACTTCAAATCCTACCTTTATCTTAAACCCCCAAACACATCACCTGTTACCATTTGTCTTATCCAATTGATCACACTCATCCCTAGCCCTTAATCACTAGCATTAAATTGCCAGCCTTAACACCAACCCTTGTCCCATAACAAAGCACATAATAAAACCCTAACCAGAGACTAGTGGGGATGAACTGCTCAGGTCAGCTGTGCCTAGGGATCTCCAGAGGCAACACAAGGCCCATGGCCGTGCAGGTGggtgtcacagaatcacagaattttctaggttggaagagacctcaaggtcatcgagtccaacctccaacctaacgctaacagccctccactaaaccatatccctaagctctacatctaaacgtcttttgaagacttccaaggatggtgactccaccacttccctgggcagcctgttccaatgcctcacaaccctttcagtgaagaagttcttcctaacatctagcctaaaactcccctggctcaacttaaacccattccccctcgtcctgtcaccaggcacgtgggagaacaggccaacccccacctcgctacagcctcccttgaggtacctaaaaagagcgataaggtcacccctgagcctccttttctccaggctgaacaagcccagctccctcagccgctcctcgtaggacttgttctccaggcccctcaccagcttcgtcgcccttctctgcacccgctcaagcacctcgatgtccttcttgtagtgaggggcccaaaactgaacacagtactcgaggtgcggcctcaccagagctgagtacagggggacgatcacctccctagccctgctggtcacgctgttcctaatacaagccaggatgccgttggccttcttggccacctgagcacactgctggctcatattcagccgactgtccaccatcactcccaggtccttctctgcctggcagctttccaaccattcctctcccagcctgtagctctgcttggggttattgcgccccaggtgcaggacccggcacttggccttgttaaacttcatgcagttgacctcagcccatcggtgcagcctatccagatcctcctgcagagctttcctaccctcaagcagatcgacacacgcacctaacttggtgtcatctgcgaacttactgagggtgcactcgatgccctcgtccagatcatcgatgaagatattaaagaggaccggccccagcaccgagccctgggggacgccactagtgactggcctccaactggacttggctccattcaccacgactctttgggcccggctatccagccagtttctaacccaacgaagcgtgcgccagtccaagccaagagcagccagtttcttgaggagaatgctgtgggagacggtgtcaaaagccttgctgaagtcaaggtagaccacatccacagactttccctcatccacccagcgcgtcactctgtcatagaaggagatcaggttcgtcaggcatgacctgcctttcataaagccatgctgactgggcctgatcgcctgcttccccttcaagtgctgcatgatgactctcaggaggatctgctccatgagctttcctggcactgaggtcaaactgacaggcctgtagtttcctgggtcagccctccggcccttcttgtagatgggcgtcacgtttgctagccgccagtcgattgggacctcccccgatagccaggactgttgataaatgatggacagtggcttggccagctcctctgccagttccctcagtacccttgggtggatcccatccggccccatcgacttgtgcacatctaagtgccgtagtaggtcaccaaccagttcttcatggataatgagggccacatcctgctccccatccccttccaccagctcagggtactgagtatccagagaacatccggtattgctgctaaagactgaggcaaagaaggcattgagcacctccgccttttcctcatctcttgtaactaagtttccccccgcatccagtaaaggatggagattctccttagtcctcctttttgtgttgatgtatttatagaaacgttttttgttatctttaacggcagtagccagattgagctccagatgagctttggccttcctaattttgtccctgcacagcctcgctacttctttaaagtcctccttagtggcctgcccacttttccaaagcttataaaccctctttttcctcctaagatcaagccacaattctctgttgagccaggccggtcttcttccccgccagctcgtctttgggcacgtggggacagaccgttcctgcgccattaagacttccctcttgaagagcgcccagccttcctggacccctctgcccttcagaactgcctcccaagggactccaccaaccagtgtcctgagcagctcaaagtcagccctccgaaagtccaatacagcggttttactggtccccttcctggcctcgccaagaatagtgaactccaccattgcgtggtcactctgccacGGCACTTCTGACACAGAAGTGTCAGGGCACTTCTGACTGAGGATATCATGTGCCACCTTCAGCAATATGGCTGGTGTATACTTTTATCATTTTAGCTGTCATAAGTAACTGAGGAGATGCTGACATGAAGCtagtgtaaatatttatttcaaggtCAGTCCTGACCTAGTACCTAACAGAGCTTGCACGCAGGGGTCTTCTGTCCATCAGAGAAGCTGAAAGGCCATCAGGAGGTATATGGCCTTGGAAGATGAAAACGACCTTGCCTTTATCTTGCTAGGTGCCAGGCGTCAAGGAGGGTGCCGGGTTTGGATGTTCTTATAGGGTGTCAATTGTGCCTTAGAAACTCTGACTCCAGCAGGAAGCAATTGGTTTTGGTGGGGACTGTGAGCTCACTTCTGCCTCTGGAGTTGAGAGGCCAGCATCAGGAGCATGGCTGGGCAAGGCACTGGGAGGTCCTATCTTTCTGAAGTAGCTGCCAGGTCAACCCTCACCTCTGGGCTGCCAGATGGACTTTTAGGCTCACATCTTGCAGCGTCTCTCACAgaccagcagaaggcacctggtGATTGTGTGATGCCCTCTGCCCAAGTACCTGAAAGGCCCATTCAGAAGCAGCCTTGGCAGTGGGTTGTCAAATGTCTTGTGCCTGAGTACATGACTGGAGAGAGACAGTCGTGTGGCTTGGTTGTGTCTATCTGAGGAGCTGAAAGTCCATCAGGAAGGTCACATAGCCTGGAAGATCATGGTGAGGTTCCTTGTGTCTGGTCATCTGACAGGCCCCATGAAAGCTGATGGGTGTGGATGCCTGTGTGAAGGATGCCAGCATTTTCTCAGCCTCAGAGCCACCTGCACAGGGCCTTGGCCTACCTCTGATCATGGCCTCCAATTGCCACCACAGTGCTCTAAGGTGTCCATGGGGCTTTTTCAGAAATGGCCCTCATTGCGACCAATCAATGCTTTGAAGAACTCTGGGGTTTGGCTTCTGACTTTGACTTTCTGAGACATTTCATCAGTCTGCTCTCAGGAGCTGAAGTTGATAGACTTAGCATCAACTACACTTTGGGGCTTATTAAGACACAGAAAGGCCTAGAGGTCTCTTAAGGAGGTCTGGACAGGTAGGAGAAGTTTGACCCTGTAGAGACAACCTTGCTCCTTACCTCCCCAGGTTGCACCATTTTTCTCATTGATCCCCTAGGACTTGCATCACTTCTCCTGACATCAGACTTCTCCACTCAAGTCTGCAGTTGCCCCTTGTAGTTCCCTTGTCCCAGATCCCTCCTACTTTCCTTAGAACATCCTATAACTTAAAGAACTATACATGATACATATATTACTACATTTAGCCTATGTATattaccatatatatatattaccatgtttttcttgtatattGAACAATATCATGCATCTTTCTTGTAACATCAAACAATAccttcacacacaaaaaatataaacagcacCTTTAATGAGTACCTTAATCAAATCAAGTTCCCTCTATCAAAATTCAGGggtgaataaataaaacttttactCCTTTCTCTACCCATGTCTCAGAGGCTTCCTTACCAAGGTTCTGGTTTGCTCAGTGTCAGCTGGCAGCATCCTTCCTCAGCACAGAAGAGAATTGAAACACAGGGCTGCTTTAGCCCACCAATGATCACAATTCCAGGACTGTCTGCTTCTCAACTTTCAGCAAACACAACCCACACAGATCCTTGCTTGATGAACACTTTGATTGATGAGGATATTTCTCTGGAGTTTCACAAAGAgacaacatttttctgaagtctgtaGCTCATCAGCTGAGATTTCTTCCAGACGAGAAAGCCAGGTGTGAgacaagaagaggaaaggaaattctCTTAACCCCCACCATGAGCAATAGCCCAGGTGCAACATGGCCAATCAAGTTGCCAAAGTACTGAGGTGATGCAGCCCACTGGGAGCAAAGGAATTAGATGTGAAGGAAGGGGTCCAGCTGGAGGAGAGATACCATGCAGATGAGAGCCTGTGAATAAAAATAGATGAGATAACCCAAACATTGGTTTCTGGGGTCATTTCTGATACCTTTGGGTATCTGATAAATCTGCATGGATCAGAAAAGCATGACATAGACCTTTAAGGTGACTGTCCCCCATTTCAGTAGCTGCATGAGGTGGAAAAGACATGGACTGGGACAGATGCTGTGCACTTCTTTCCTGGGTGCTTACAAAAGAGTGTTCCTCTTCCTTGACTATCTCCACCAGAATGAGGAGTTCATGTATCAGGCTTGCACATGAACCCTGTGCACCTACATTTCAGTGTGAGGCTTCTGAGACAGACTGGGATGCATATCTCTTGTCCTTAgtagcagcagcacaaacaacTGTGCCCAGTGGGTCTTCCTGTCCTGCATTTCCATTCAAGACAGAGGTagcttttaaactaaaagagggtagtTTTAGACtggatattcagaagaaattgatTTCTCTGGGGGCGGTGAGGTACTGTAACTGGTTGaccagagaagttgtgggtgccccattcctggaattCATCAAGGCCAGGTTTAATGGGGTTTGATCAACCTGGTCTGATGCAATGTACCCCTGCCTACTGCAGGGCTGTTGGAACTGTATGATGTTTTAGGTACCTTTGAGACCAAATCTTTCTATGTTTTTGTGGTCTTATGATTAATGTGGCTGACCAGACTTGTTTCCCATCACTGCCTCCCATGCTTTTTTACCCTTGTTGTAGGGAAAAAGGTCCTTGACCAGATCCCCTCAGTGCTTAGCTGCCTGTCAGGTCTAAACCACAACATATTGCTGTTGGTGACTGGGCCAATCTTCAGCTAGAACAACTATAGCCAATGGATTAATCTGAACAAGTTTTCCAGAGGAAGCCAGTGCACAGATTCCCCTTTGCCAGTCAAGAGGCAAAGAGCAAGGCAGGTTATTTGGAGTCTAAGAGCAGCCCAAACCCCAGTCTGAAATGTCCATGCAAACATGGTTGTACTCCCCACTTCTGAGCTTCCCATTTTCCTGCCTAAGTGCACCCATTCTGCCCTGGGACAGGTTCTGAGGGGACAATACAGCCCACTGAGAAACTAATTTTCTGCCTCCAACCTGTCTTCTGCTCCTCCACCCCTGTATTTTGAGGCTGTCTCTTTTTGCAGTCATTTCTCTGATCCTTTCTGTCTAAAAACATAGGGAAAGGTGAAGgagaaaatgtctgttttattaaacaagtttctctctctttatttatttatttatttatttaatttgtttgtttgtttgtttgtttattttctgttagaaGAGTAGTTTGATTTACAGAAGAGAATAATTTACCAAAATCATCAGACACCTGAGACTTCAGTAATGAGTTTCACCTACTTCACTCCTGGTGCCTGTGAGAACTTGTTCTCCCGAGGCTCCCCCAACAGTCaatggagagaagagaaagtgcTCGTGGCTGGGTCATCACAGCCTAGAActgtaatgcaaaataaaggtGAGGAATCTCTTTCAGAtgctcttctctctctcagCATTGACAGGATAGGAGTAAGTTAAATTGTTCAACCTGAATGATATAACTTTTAGACAACTGAAATATACACCTGTATGGTAATACTTGGTACTTTGTTTTTTCTAGGTGCTTCCTCTTTCTACATCAAGGACTGTCCTTAAGCTTTCAAAGATGACaaatttttttccacctctcagAAAAGTAAGGCAGTTAGGTGAGGCCATTTGATTGTACGAGAGAAGAGCACATGTTTGGAAACAACTGCATTTCCACACAGAATGAGGTCAGATGTGACTCTGTGACAGATCTGTTTCCACTGACCTGGTGGGACCATAATGAATTTTGACTTTAATTTAGAGTACTGAAAAAAGCAAGCTACACTTGCTACTTGTATTCCATCTTTcctaaagaaacaaaggaagatgATGTAGAAGAAAACAGGGCATTACAAAAGAGGTACTTGAAATTTGCTTAATTTGAAATCAAGCAAGGGATCCCCAGTGGTTGCTAGTCCAAAAAGGGTGGATACTGAAGAGGAGAGATAATAAATTCCAATGTACATATTTGACCTGATGATTTAGCTTTTACATAATAGAAAGCATTTATGCAGGACATGAAATTCCCTTTGGAAACACTGGTATGATGGATGCTTGCAATTCTTCTGAGTGGAATTTCACAGGAATAGAGTATAACAGAGTAACAATCCGTTCTTAGCCCTGTGTTTTTGTAGCGAGAATCATTTGTAGCTGATGGACAAAGGTGGAAAGAAGACAAGAAATTCTCTGAGGATTCTGCATGAtatgtgaaacagaaaagtcaGGGTGTGAGGAATGTGCAAAAgaatctgtgtgtgtgttgtatAGTAAGTCTGCAAGTAAggcaagagagaaggaaggataTAGCCTTCTGTCCAGACCATGAAATTATTGGACTTGTTTTTGCCATGTTCTTATGTCAGCAGGATGAATGGAACTTGGGTATGGGAACAGGCAATGGAACTGTCATTTCTGAATTCATCCTTATGGGCTTCTCAGGGCTTGATCAAAGGCTACGGCTATTTCTCTGCCTGGTCCTTCTACTCATGTACCTGACAACGGTGGTGGGGAATGCAGCCATCATTTTCCTGGTGTGTGTGGATAACCGCCTGCAAACCCCCATGTACTTTTTCATTGGCAATCTGGCATTCCTGGAAATCTGGTTTACGTCCTCCACAAGCACCAAACTGTTAGTGATTCTGAGCTCTGGCAGGAGAACAATCTCAGTAGGCAGATGCTTTGCCCAGTCCTCCTTCTATTTTGCCCTGGGTGCTGTAGAGTTTTCTCTCCTTGTTGTCATGTCCTTTGACCGTTATGTTGCCATCTGCCAGCCTTTGCGCTATGCTGCCATCATGAAGCATCGGCTCTGCATCCAGCTGGTTGCTGCTGTTTGGGTCATGGGCTTCACATTCTTGAGTTACCACTTGGCGCTGCTCTCCAAGCTCACTTTCTGTGGTTCGAACAAGatccagcattttttttgtgacaaCACCCCCTTATTCCAACTGTCCTGCTCTGATGTCACCctgctttggaaaacagaatCGGTTTTCATATTGTTTATTGTGCTGTCTTCCTTGTGTTTAACTGTGGCATCTTACACGTGtatctttttctgtattctacAAATGCCAGCAGCCTCTGCGAGGAGAAAAGCTTTTGCTACATGCTCTTCCCATCTCACCACCTTGGCCATTGTCTATGGCAGCTGCATTGCTCTCTACGCACCCTCCTCAGGACATGTTTCCTTGGAGACCAACAGCATTGTAGCTTTGCTGAACACTGTCCTGTACCCATTCTTAAACCCATTCATTTACAGTCTTAGAAACAAGGCTGTGATGCTGACCCTGAAGGAAGCCATGGCCCATGCAACAGCACAGCTTTTCCCCTAACCatgatgcatttctgaaaagcaatttgAGTTCTCTGCTGTCATATCTTATGTAATACCACCATCATATACATGTGACCTCCACATGCAGATGTCTCCAGAGGTTTATGTTCTTGCTGGATTGTGTTAGGCTGTGTGATAAGAAGCACGTCTGTACACAAAACGAAGGCCCAAGGAAATGATGTCAGGATGAATAATTCAGTTCATGCCCTGCTCTGACTGCTTCCAGGCCCATCACAGGAGAGCCCTCAGCTCAACAAAAGCCCATCTCCATGAGCCCTGAAGAGCACAAAGCACAATGGCAGGTGGGAATCCAAGTCACTGGCTCCTGTGGAACTAAGATCTTgtcccagctccttccaggACTGCCTTGGGAGGGCTATCACCCCAGTGTCTAGGCAGAAACCCATCCAGATGCATCACTGGCAGCAGCTTTCCACATCACCATTTGGAGTAATGGGATTGCTGCCATGGGCTGTAGGTCACTATGATGATACATAGGGGTAAGTGCAGCAGCTGGACTAGAACCAGGGCATCAGAGGGCCCATGTGTCATTGTAGTCAGCAACAGGAGAGATGGGAGTGTGTGGACTTaatgtgtgtgtgcctgtgtccTTGTGAGTGTGTGTTAGATTGGGGTGGTGTGTGCCAGCAGCTACAGTGGGGCTGCGCCTACGGGGGCTCATATGTCCAACTGTCTTCAGCTGGGCAGACTGGGAGCCAGGAACTTGTCCTGGGCAGGCTGAGTATCTgatcccagctgctggagggatctACCTTGCACACACGCACATGCACATGCATTTGCGCACACAAGCACTTTACATTTCCCACTAATGGGCCTCCATCTTGGTCAGCCAGAGAGGCAATCAGGATAATGCTGCTGGTGTTGTTTGTGGTTGTGTGAATGCTGAGTGTGCCTGCCTGCATTCACCTGTGTCCTGTGTCATTGTGgactgcactctgctgctaaaGGGATTGAGAAAAACACATTAGTGATATCAGTCGTGGCATGCCTCTTGTCTGGCTTTGATTCTAGTTCATATTGGAGTTCTACCAcgtccagcactgcagcactcagtagTGGCATGATTTcattcaggccacgatagtccactgttagtctccacttTTTGTCAAGAATTCACACTagccatatgggactattaaagggtgagcaagtcttgctgatcacttcTTGTCTCTCCAGTCAATAAACCAACTCATGAATGTgaatcagggagtctcagtTAGTGCAATATTGCTCCCTGTGCACCACTGGGGTAGTGATCAGCATCTGCTGCTctttgaccctcagcaaccccacaacagaagggttcTCCAAGAGACCGGGCAAGGTAAACAGCTGTTTAATGTCATCATCTTAATGTAACTCtgcttcagcctccaatacagttaactgTCAGGATTtccctgtcactccagaaataaaaatgagttctGCCCCTTTATAGCTGGATGGCATTACAGTACACTGTGCGCTGGTGTCCACAAGAGCCTTAAACTTCTGTTGGTCTGATGTGTCAGGCCATTGAAcccacacagtccaataaactcagTTGTCCCTCCACCCGATTGGAGGCAGAGCACCTCTAGTTCTGGTCAGAGTATTCATGGAAATTGGAGCAGCAATTTTCCTGGAAGGGCCATTCCCCGTCCCCCGTCCCCCGTCCCCCCCGCCCTCCACCCCCTTTTgcaattgtttttccttgtaaCTTATATACCCATGCCTCTAGGGTTGAGGTAGATTtcccatcccattttctcatgtccccTCCATTGTCATGGGTAAAACCACAGAGTGGTATGTTGTGTGGACC from Aythya fuligula isolate bAytFul2 chromosome 31, bAytFul2.pri, whole genome shotgun sequence harbors:
- the LOC116500149 gene encoding olfactory receptor 49-like, translated to MGTGNGTVISEFILMGFSGLDQRLRLFLCLVLLLMYLTTVVGNAAIIFLVCVDNRLQTPMYFFIGNLAFLEIWFTSSTSTKLLVILSSGRRTISVGRCFAQSSFYFALGAVEFSLLVVMSFDRYVAICQPLRYAAIMKHRLCIQLVAAVWVMGFTFLSYHLALLSKLTFCGSNKIQHFFCDNTPLFQLSCSDVTLLWKTESVFILFIVLSSLCLTVASYTCIFFCILQMPAASARRKAFATCSSHLTTLAIVYGSCIALYAPSSGHVSLETNSIVALLNTVLYPFLNPFIYSLRNKAVMLTLKEAMAHATAQLFP